One stretch of Arachis hypogaea cultivar Tifrunner chromosome 20, arahy.Tifrunner.gnm2.J5K5, whole genome shotgun sequence DNA includes these proteins:
- the LOC112783239 gene encoding kinetochore protein NDC80 homolog: MRPGAGPRRQKDSFIPPPPPTPLDFHQRNQFPRDSDASFASSRPSSAGGGAGRTRFEDYKERHSQQSFISAINSFLKSRNSTISFKSGGTTPSAKHIIDTLKLLLREIEYPVSKLEEDLPPLLKRLNYPFKLNKSILKSPAAPHQWPYLLALIHWLLQIASFGSHLSQSTSNTVSSLLQVNLVHQYTLNSYLNYIKGHDDVVEELELDIIDKLNHQKALAQEKLEAANNELKSLRDDLERLRLHPVKKEELEKTKGMLEDDVKKFNLLIEDVGRKIEEMEKVLAEKEKVLEAKEQENRRVCEENKELRRTVEAQPVNVRDVERMKRELQALEREIQEGELARNVWEDKFWELENNLSHKFKELEVLALDCNQELRRLKIGDDIQYQLNAKGTTPAEIMGFDHKLSLKPALNSYAEDIKKISMGRWEELISYQQMSNENAARLEEKRNNVATLQSQIDKMEAELNMIKNETQDYVNRCSAEAKRMLEDVHVAGHDLDIMEREAAEVLKAAQLNLQEAIKQSEEEIQMRARELLKLVDSVSKYKEYVGSKISEMNRELSETATAVSEAYRGSFPSQFTNILNTNRQPESRD, encoded by the exons ATGAGGCCCGGTGCTGGACCCCGCCGACAAAAGGACTCATTCATTCCGCCGCCGCCGCCAACTCCGCTGGATTTCCATCAGCGCAATCAGTTCCCCCGCGACTCCGACGCCAGTTTCGCAAGCAGCCGCCCTTCTTCCGCCGGAGGCGGCGCGGGGCGCACGAGGTTCGAGGACTACAAGGAGCGCCACTCGCAGCAATCGTTCATTTCCGCCATCAACTCGTTCCTAAAGTCGCGGAACTCTACCATCAGCTTCAAATCCGGCGGCACCACACCTTCCGCGAAGCACATCATCGATACCCTAAAGTTGCTTCTGAGAGAGATCGAGTACCCTGTGTCGAAACTCGAAGAGGATCTTCCCCCTCTCCTGAAGCGCCTCAATTACCCGTTCAAGCTCAACAAGTCCATCCTCAAATCCCCCGCTGCCCCTCACCAGTGGCCTTACTTGCTCGCACTCATTCACTGGCTCCTTCAGATCGCCTCCTTCGGCTCTCATCTCTCCCAATCCACCTCCAATACCGTCTCTTCCCTCCTCCAGGTCAACCTTGTCCACCAGTACACCCTCAATTCCTATCTTAACTACATTAAGGGCCATGATGATGTGGTTGAAGAACTCGAACTCGACATCATCGACAAGCTCAACCACCAGAAGGCCCTCGCCCAGGAGAAGCTCGAGGCTGCCAACAATGAGCTCAAGAGTTTGAGGGATGACTTGGAGAGGCTGAGGTTGCATCCCGTAAAGAAGGAGGAGCTGGAGAAGACTAAG GGCATGCTAGAGGACGATGTGAAGAAGTTTAATCTTCTGATTGAGGATGTTGGGAGGAAGATTGAGGAGATGGAGAAGGTGCTGGCAGAGAAGGAGAAGGTTCTGGAGGCGAAGGAGCAGGAGAACCGTAGGGTTTGCGAGGAGAACAAGGAACTCAGGAGGACGGTAGAGGCACAGCCTGTGAATGTGAGGGATGTGGAGAGGATGAAGAGGGAGTTGCAGGCTTTGGAGAGGGAGATCCAGGAGGGCGAGCTTGCCCGGAATGTTTGGGAGGACAAGTTCTGGGAACTGGAGAATAATCTTTCTCACAAGTTCAAGGAGCTTGAGGTGCTTGCTTTGGATTGCAACCAAGAGCTGAGGAG GTTGAAGATCGGTGATGATATTCAGTATCAGTTGAATGCCAAGGGAACTACGCCTGCTGAGATTATGGGTTTTGACCATAAATTGAGTCTGAAGCCTGCACTTAACTCATACGCTGAGGACATTAAGAAGATTTCTATGGGGAGATGGGAAGAGTTAATTTCCTATCAGCAGATGTCCAATGAAAATGCTGCTAGGCTTGAGGAAAAAAGAAATAATGTTGCAACATTGCAGTCACAGATTGATAAA ATGGAAGCTGAACTAAACATGATAAAGAATGAAACACAAGATTATGTAAATAGATGTTCAGCTGAAGCAAAGCGAATGTTGGAGGATGTCCACGTAGCTGGTCATGACCTGGACATTATGGAAAGAGAGGCAGCTGAGGTTCTGAAG GCTGCCCAATTGAATTTGCAGGAAGCAATTAAGCAAAGTGAAGAGGAAATCCAAATGCGTGCTCGTGAGCTCCTGAAGTTGGTTGATTCAGTATCAAAGTATAAAGAATACGTGGGTTCTAAAATTTCAGAGATGAATAGGGAACTATCAGAAACTGCAACTGCTGTCTCTGAGGCATACAGGGGTTCATTTCCATCCCAATTCACCAATATATTGAATACAAATCGCCAGCCTGAGAGTAGAGATTGA